A single window of Chloroflexota bacterium DNA harbors:
- a CDS encoding transposase, with product MQGQPKRKFSAEFKSRIVLDVLSGRSSVAALARRHRLKDKLISEWRDQALARLPQVFNAKADSAAHEQRIADLEQLIGQLTIEKEALKKASLWLSRLSRSNDNS from the coding sequence GGACAACCGAAACGCAAGTTCTCCGCCGAGTTCAAGAGTCGCATCGTGCTCGACGTGCTCAGTGGGCGCAGCAGTGTCGCTGCGCTCGCCCGGCGCCATCGCCTCAAGGACAAGCTGATCTCTGAGTGGCGCGACCAGGCGCTCGCGCGCTTGCCGCAGGTGTTCAACGCCAAAGCTGACAGTGCGGCGCACGAGCAACGCATCGCCGATCTCGAGCAGTTGATCGGCCAACTGACCATCGAGAAAGAGGCCTTAAAAAAAGCCTCATTGTGGCTGAGCCGTCTGTCGCGCTCAAACGACAACTCGTGA
- a CDS encoding IS3 family transposase: MAEPSVALKRQLVNTLSPRYGSVHALCGLLDLAPSSYYYAGRGRVDASADQRVLRALTQLAGHYPTYGYRRLTALLRRQPAFATLNSKRVRRLMKQAHLQARRPRQRLWTTDSRHGFQRYPNLVRDVVVARPNQVWACDLTYIVLSSGAVVFLAIVLDVFTRTIRGWALGQDLTHTLAVRALQKALRQGVCQMHHSDQGVQYATLAYTQLLTARGIQISMSEVGQAWQNGFAERFMRTLKEEEVYLSDYQSYAEALQHVGQFIDAVYNRKRIHSALGDLSPREFEAQWYAQQAG, encoded by the coding sequence GTGGCTGAGCCGTCTGTCGCGCTCAAACGACAACTCGTGAACACGCTCAGCCCTCGGTACGGCTCAGTCCACGCGCTGTGCGGCTTGCTCGACCTGGCACCCAGCAGCTACTACTACGCCGGCCGTGGGCGCGTTGACGCCAGCGCCGATCAGCGCGTGCTGCGCGCACTCACGCAACTGGCCGGCCACTACCCGACCTACGGCTACCGGCGGCTGACCGCCTTGCTGCGCCGCCAACCCGCGTTTGCGACGCTGAACAGCAAACGGGTGCGGCGGTTGATGAAACAGGCCCATTTACAGGCCCGGCGACCCCGCCAGCGACTGTGGACCACGGACTCGCGGCACGGCTTTCAACGCTACCCGAATCTCGTGCGCGACGTGGTCGTCGCACGGCCCAATCAAGTCTGGGCCTGCGATTTGACGTACATCGTGCTGTCCAGCGGCGCGGTGGTGTTTCTGGCCATCGTGCTGGACGTGTTCACGCGCACGATTCGTGGCTGGGCCTTGGGTCAAGACCTGACCCACACACTGGCGGTGCGGGCATTGCAGAAAGCGTTGCGGCAGGGCGTGTGCCAGATGCATCACTCCGACCAGGGCGTGCAGTACGCCACCCTGGCCTACACCCAGTTGCTGACGGCGCGTGGCATCCAAATCAGCATGAGCGAGGTCGGTCAGGCTTGGCAGAACGGCTTTGCCGAGCGCTTCATGCGTACCTTGAAAGAAGAGGAGGTGTACCTCAGCGACTATCAGAGCTATGCCGAAGCGTTGCAGCATGTTGGTCAGTTCATCGATGCCGTGTACAATCGCAAACGGATCCACTCGGCGCTGGGCGATCTGTCGCCGCGTGAGTTCGAAGCGCAGTGGTACGCGCAGCAAGCCGGATAG
- a CDS encoding RHS repeat-associated core domain-containing protein gives MPTDVGYTGQRADASTGLMYYGARYYDSYLNRFISADSIVPGAGNPQALNRYSYVMGNPLKYTDPSGHCIREEQDARDECFRYMNELKDLYGLRFTDDWDYWTAGQMGELKNVMQTVRDYIGGIENFRSIWAGTKIRRQEQDGPGECKTSDACAPGRVKCAPKAGQVGGRVKGDRYPACCAYHCASNSRGDRSPSAEWIRLRLYTASMN, from the coding sequence ATGCCGACGGATGTTGGATATACAGGCCAAAGGGCGGATGCGTCAACGGGCTTGATGTACTACGGCGCGCGTTATTACGACAGTTATCTTAACCGGTTCATCAGCGCCGACAGCATCGTCCCCGGCGCGGGCAACCCGCAGGCGCTGAACCGGTACTCGTATGTGATGGGGAATCCGCTGAAGTATACGGACCCGAGCGGGCACTGTATCCGCGAAGAGCAAGACGCAAGGGATGAATGCTTTAGATACATGAATGAATTGAAGGATCTTTATGGCCTTAGGTTCACAGATGACTGGGATTACTGGACCGCAGGACAGATGGGTGAGCTGAAGAACGTTATGCAAACAGTGCGAGACTACATAGGGGGCATCGAGAATTTCCGCAGTATCTGGGCGGGAACCAAGATCAGACGCCAAGAGCAAGATGGACCTGGTGAATGCAAGACATCAGACGCTTGCGCGCCTGGGAGGGTGAAGTGCGCCCCTAAGGCTGGACAGGTTGGGGGCCGGGTTAAGGGTGATCGCTATCCGGCTTGCTGCGCGTACCACTGCGCTTCGAACTCACGCGGCGACAGATCGCCCAGCGCCGAGTGGATCCGTTTGCGATTGTACACGGCATCGATGAACTGA